The Ignatzschineria rhizosphaerae genome contains a region encoding:
- the drt3b gene encoding antiviral reverse transcriptase Drt3b has product MSIKKAIKLSKNDFNRVVLMDVLPYELPFILTNEGFYSLLNNNSKKIDCFISNDFFLNELFFSDNVTETHPLDYKITKDQESERVLSLIHPKAQIKFIKLYKDYYQFMIYSCSKSSYSLRYPYELSHLYIEKEKHIENQIDQYKDEGINLEDSEPIYTSSFFEYKQYSFLYKFYDSYEFHKIEKKFNHLFKFDIAKCFSSISTFQISKSLKGVIDHNSSKNFHSFEKIFEDIMLFSNAANSHGIVIGPEFSRIFSEIILQNIDFKIKSKLDGLGIYEGQDYIIKRYVDDYFLFYNNRAIKKQVHKNIVEMLSEISLFSNDAKNIEYNIPFITGVTRAKSEINTLLSIFFERNFNNEENSNKESLNFYYKISNNLISQIKCIVYDNKVQYSSITGYFFTIIKRNITDISSKIKNYDLKDMEVFTRKILIILDLAFFVYSMDFRVRSTYLISQIVILINELTVNFKVINEKSIANDQDFLLSEIMDNSYDRIKKKIYDEVTISLKNAIGKEQARYMESLNLLIAIRDIDRQYNLPELLLSQIVGISLDDIEDYEKDVNYFQLMITLFYMYRNKNKYPKLDKKIKNIIIKKLSDNQVSIFNSSELIHLFFDSLSCPIISETDKKAIFNVIYQRNKDKIKDPSELFNYITKNKWFIDWDIKTIDAIKKLLMKKELRQAYGN; this is encoded by the coding sequence ATGTCTATAAAAAAAGCTATTAAGTTATCAAAAAATGACTTTAACCGAGTAGTTCTTATGGATGTCTTACCCTATGAATTACCTTTCATTTTAACCAATGAAGGTTTTTACTCACTTTTAAACAATAATTCAAAAAAAATTGATTGCTTTATTAGCAATGACTTTTTTTTAAACGAGTTGTTTTTTTCTGACAATGTAACGGAAACGCATCCATTAGATTATAAAATAACCAAAGACCAAGAAAGTGAAAGAGTTTTATCATTGATTCATCCTAAAGCACAAATTAAATTTATAAAACTGTATAAAGATTATTATCAATTTATGATCTATTCGTGCTCTAAAAGCAGTTATTCACTAAGATATCCATATGAATTATCACATCTTTATATTGAGAAAGAAAAACATATTGAAAATCAGATAGATCAATATAAAGATGAAGGGATAAATTTGGAAGATAGTGAGCCTATATATACAAGTTCTTTTTTTGAATATAAGCAGTACTCTTTTTTATATAAATTTTATGATTCATATGAATTTCATAAAATCGAAAAAAAATTTAATCATTTGTTTAAATTTGATATAGCCAAGTGTTTTTCATCCATATCCACTTTTCAGATATCTAAGTCTCTTAAAGGAGTTATTGATCATAATTCATCGAAAAATTTCCATAGTTTCGAAAAAATATTTGAAGATATCATGTTGTTTTCTAACGCCGCTAATAGTCATGGAATTGTTATTGGACCTGAATTCTCTAGAATTTTTTCTGAGATAATATTACAAAATATAGATTTTAAAATTAAATCTAAATTAGATGGATTAGGGATTTATGAAGGCCAAGACTATATTATTAAACGCTATGTAGATGACTATTTCTTATTCTATAACAATAGAGCAATAAAAAAACAGGTTCATAAAAATATTGTTGAAATGTTATCAGAAATCTCTCTTTTTTCTAATGATGCAAAAAATATAGAATACAATATCCCTTTTATTACTGGTGTAACCAGAGCTAAATCTGAAATAAACACCTTGCTTTCAATTTTTTTTGAGAGAAATTTTAATAATGAAGAGAATTCAAATAAAGAATCATTAAATTTTTATTATAAAATATCCAATAATCTAATAAGTCAAATAAAGTGCATAGTTTATGACAATAAAGTGCAATATTCTAGCATCACAGGGTATTTCTTTACTATTATAAAAAGAAATATAACAGATATATCTTCCAAGATTAAAAATTATGATCTTAAAGATATGGAAGTATTTACTAGAAAAATATTAATTATTCTAGATTTAGCTTTTTTTGTATATTCAATGGACTTTAGAGTTAGGAGTACCTATTTAATTTCTCAAATAGTTATTCTAATTAATGAGTTAACCGTCAATTTCAAAGTAATAAATGAAAAATCAATAGCTAATGATCAAGACTTTCTACTTTCCGAAATAATGGATAATAGCTACGATAGAATAAAGAAAAAGATTTATGATGAAGTTACTATTTCTTTAAAAAATGCTATAGGAAAAGAACAAGCCCGTTATATGGAATCTTTAAACTTATTAATAGCAATACGAGACATCGATCGTCAGTATAATTTACCAGAGCTTTTACTTTCCCAGATAGTTGGCATTTCACTAGATGATATAGAGGATTATGAAAAAGACGTGAATTATTTCCAGCTAATGATTACGTTGTTCTACATGTACAGAAATAAAAATAAATATCCAAAGCTTGATAAAAAAATTAAAAATATAATTATTAAAAAACTATCAGACAATCAAGTTAGTATTTTTAATAGCTCTGAATTAATACATCTCTTTTTTGATAGTTTATCATGCCCCATCATAAGTGAAACAGATAAAAAAGCTATATTTAATGTTATATATCAAAGGAATAAAGATAAGATTAAAGATCCATCTGAACTATTCAATTATATTACCAAAAATAAATGGTTTATTGATTGGGATATTAAAACTATTGATGCCATCAAAAAATTATTGATGAAAAAAGAATTGAGACAGGCATATGGAAATTAA